A window from Zingiber officinale cultivar Zhangliang chromosome 7A, Zo_v1.1, whole genome shotgun sequence encodes these proteins:
- the LOC122000220 gene encoding uncharacterized protein LOC122000220: protein MSFSGFVRDLSLCASHSSQRSGRGGGDTKCNPSSQIRLLALTLAAFPPQCLLGLPDLCFSQFSWSESLSLWSNHQSAKEQRWVCNELGLVSYLGSKAMASSKDDVDQPTDSYSLQVFSSQFSMI from the exons atgtcTTTCTCTGGATTTGTTCGCGACCTTTCTCTCTGCGCTTCTCACAGTTCTCAGAGGAGTGGGAGAGGCGGCGGCGACACCAAATGCAACCCGAGCTCCCAGATCCGGCTACTGGCACTAACCCTAGCAGCATTCCCCCCTCAATGCCTCCTAGGGCTCCCAGATCTATGCTTCTCACAGTTCTCTTGGTCAGAATCACTAAGTTTATG GTCAAACCACCAAAGTGCAAAGGAGCAGAGATGGGTTTGTAACGAGCTTGGCCTG GTTTCTTATCTGGGCTCAAAAGCAATGGCTTCCAGCAAAGATGATGTTGATCAACCTACTGATTCCTATTCTCTACAAGTGTTTTCTTCCCAGTTTTCTATGATTTGA